Proteins encoded by one window of Anopheles maculipalpis chromosome 2RL, idAnoMacuDA_375_x, whole genome shotgun sequence:
- the LOC126568386 gene encoding alpha-tocopherol transfer protein-like: MPNLRPLSAELAKKAADELFEKPERIEEDLAALRAWLAKSPYIKSRTDDQFLMMFLRGSKHSLERAKEKLDMYYTVRTALPELMRNRDPEEGKMLELVKMGVAVPLPNTVTPDGPRIILVRPGTYDPSKYTIQEVFRYNTMMADVMMKEDDNLIIAGQMGILDLSNCTMAHFLQFSPTFVKKATMWSQEGSPLRQKGFHYVNTPSGFEVVYNLFKSFLNEKNRSRLFVHGSNLESLYEHIPKSMLPSEYGGDAGPIQDIVDKWAKKVISYKEYFKEDDQYGTDEKKRPGRPKNADSLFGLEGSFRKLEVD, translated from the exons ATGCCGAACCTTAGGCCTCTGTCTGCCGAGCTGGCAAAGAAGGCTGCGGACGAGCTGTTCGAGAAGCCGGAACGGATCGAGGAGGATCTGGCCGCGTTGCGCGCCTGGTTGGCCAAGAGTCCGTACATCAAATCCCGCACCGATGATCAATTCCTGATGATGTTCCTGCGCGGTTCCAAGCACAGTCTCGAGCGAGCAAAGGAAAAGCTGGACATGTACTACACCGTTCGGACGGCACTGCCAGAGCTGATGCGGAACCGTGACCCGGAGGAAGGCAAGATGTTGGAGCTGGTCAAGATGGGCGTGGCGGTACCACTGCCGAACACGGTGACACCAGACGGACCTAGAATTATTCTGGTGCGCCCGGGCACGTACGACCCGAGCAAGTACACCATCCAGGAAGTGTTCCGGTACAACACCATGATGGCGGACGTTATGATGAAGGAGGATGACAATCTGATCATTGCTGGACAG ATGGGCATCCTGGATCTTTCCAACTGCACGATGGCTCATTTCCTGCAGTTCAGTCCAACGTTCGTGAAGAAGGCAACCATGTGGAGTCAGGAAGGATCGCCACTGCGTCAGAAGGGTTTCCACTATGTTAACACGCCGAGTGGCTTCGAGGTGGTGTACAATTTGTTCAAGAGCTTCCTCAACGAAAAGAACCGTTCCAGG ctGTTTGTCCACGGAAGTAACCTGGAATCACTGTATGAACATATACCGAAAAGCATGCTGCCAAGCGAGTACGGTGGTGACGCTGGCCCAATCCAGGACATCGTTGACAAATGGGCCAAGAAGGTGATCTCGTACAAGGAGTACTTCAAGGAGGATGATCAGTACGGCACGGACGAAAAGAAGCGTCCGGGGCGCCCGAAGAATGCGGACAGTCTGTTCGGATTGGAGGGTTCGTTCCGTAAGCTTGAGGTTGATTAG
- the LOC126568385 gene encoding retinol-binding protein pinta-like, with the protein MVNLRPISAALHEKAKRELNEKPERIEEDLAALRQWLARTPHIRARIDDQFLVTFLRGCKYSLERAKEKIDMFYSVRTAIPELMRNRDPDMGRTREIVRLGVGLPLPLTDGPDAPRIMLIRPGVYNPKQYTIEEVIKVSTMINDILMLEDDNMVIAGQVGILDLANVTSAHFLQFTPTFVKKMTMMSQEGSPLRQKGFHYINTPTGFETVFNMFKSFMSEKNRSRLYVHGSNLEKLYQHIPKRLLPKEYGGESDSLKDITSAWEKKILSYRDYFLEEDQYGTDERKRVGKAKTADTLFGMEGSFRKLEVD; encoded by the exons ATGGTGAACTTACGCCCTATATCTGCGGCACTCCacgagaaggcgaagcgagaGCTGAACGAAAAGCCCGAACGCATCGAAGAGGATCTCGCCGCACTACGGCAATGGTTAGCCCGTACGCCACACATCCGGGCCCGGATCGATGATCAGTTTTTGGTGACGTTTCTGCGCGGCTGCAAGTACAGCCTGGAGCGTGCGAAGGAGAAGATCGACATGTTCTACAGCGTGCGCACAGCCATCCCGGAGCTGATGCGCAACCGTGATCCGGACATGGGTCGGACGCGAGAAATTGTGCGGCTTGGCGTGGGACTGCCGCTCCCGCTAACCGATGGGCCCGATGCACCGCGCATCATGCTTATCCGGCCAGGTGTCTACAATCCGAAGCAGTACACGATCGAGGAGGTGATCAAAGTGAGCACCATGATCAACGACATACTGATGCTGGAGGACGACAATATGGTGATCGCCGGTCAG GTTGGCATACTCGACCTAGCAAACGTAACGAGCGCCCACTTTCTGCAATTTACACCAACATTTGTAAAGAAGATGACCATGATGAGCCAGGAAGGATCACCACTGCGCCAGAAAGGATTCCATTACATCAACACACCGACCGGATTCGAGACCGTGTTTAACATGTTCAAATCATTCATGAGCGAAAAGAACCGATCGCGG CTGTACGTACATGGCAGCAATCTGGAAAAGCTGTACCAACACATACCGAAGCGTCTGCTGCCGAAAGAGTACGGCGGTGAGAGTGATTCGTTGAAGGACATAACATCCGCCTGGGAGAAAAAGATCCTCTCCTACCGGGACTACTTCCTGGAGGAGGATCAGTACGGGACGGACGAGCGGAAGCGCGTCGGTAAGGCTAAAACGGCCGACACACTGTTCGGGATGGAAGGATCCTTCCGCAAGCTGGAGGTGGACTGA
- the LOC126568209 gene encoding neuropeptide FF receptor 2-like, with amino-acid sequence MHKIIQEVIFKLNILIVQFDEYPSMDFTVYDYPREIWRLKPGWEVTLKTITFIPLILFGVLGNAILCYILVQIRALRTPTNLLIVNLAVADLATLVICPLMFMFHDFYQNYVLGAIGCKTEGFLQGSLLITSVLCLCAISYDRLTAIVFPKRSRLTKRGAAVLIVASWIGGFLLALPLSLYRAYRERQWKNYLETYCAENTTFLPSYWHVLIGALVWFPLLVMFCCYSLIFLKLDRYERRVLRKEHPISVSYKRKVAKTLFIVLIVFVLLRIPFTTLVFIRYNRYLNDNQNQIGNDFLVLWYVSHYLMYLNAALNPLIYGLTNENFRKAFRKISLSRLLCIPALASKRPSSGKGRSRGINRGSPNGGKDAAHGIAIIGGRLQPRAPCGTNEKMANLSSWIVCQTRRPDNPPTSPSKDTKISQLKLTTDTQMPHDTTIASDGFM; translated from the exons ATGCATAAAATAATTCAGGAAGTGATATTTAAGCTTAATATTCTAATTGTACAATTCGATGAATATCCATCG ATGGATTTTACCGTGTACGATTATCCGCGCGAAATCTGGCGTTTGAAGCCGGGCTGGGAGGTGACACTGAAGACGATTACTTTCATCCCATTGATACTGTTCGGTGTGCTTGGCAATGCGATACTTTGCTACATACTCGTACAGATACGAGCCCTTCGGACGCCGACGAACCTGCTGATCGTGAATCTGGCCGTAGCCGATCTGGCAACGCTCGTAATCTGTCCGCTGATGTTTATGTTTCACGACTTCTACCAGAACTATGTGCTCGGTGCGATTGGCTGCAAGACGGAAGGATTTCTTCAGG GCTCCCTGCTTATCACCTCCGTACTGTGTCTGTGCGCCATCAGCTACGACCGCCTGACCGCCATCGTGTTTCCCAAGCGTTCCCGCCTTACCAAGCGTGGTGCGGCCGTGCTGATCGTCGCTTCGTGGATCGGTGGCTTTCTGCTCGCACTTCCGCTCAGCCTGTACCGAGCGTACCGGGAGCGGCAGTGGAAAAACTATCTCGAAACGTACTGTGCGGAAAATACGACCTTCCTGCCGAGCTACTGGCATGTGTTGATCGGTGCGCTCGTTTGGTTTCCGCTGCTCGTGATGTTCTGCTGCTACAGCCTTATCTTTCTGAAGTTGGATCGATACGAGCGGCGCGTGCTGAGAAAGGAACATCCTATCTCGGTGTCGTACAAGCGGAAGGTGGCCAAAACGCTATTTATCGTGCTGATCGTGTTCGTGCTGTTGCGCATCCCGTTTACCACGCTCGTGTTCATACGCTACAATCGCTATCTGAACGACAATCAGAACCAG ATCGGCAACGATTTCCTGGTCCTCTGGTATGTCTCGCACTATCTCATGTACCTAAACGCTGCCCTCAACCCACTCATCTACGGCCTAACGAATGAAAACTTCCGCAAAGCGTTCCGCAAAATAAGTCTCTCCCGGCTGCTCTGCATTCCGGCCCTCGCCAGCAAACGCCCATCAAGCGGCAAGGGACGATCGCGCGGTATCAACCGTGGTTCGCCTAACGGGGGCAAAGATGCTGCCCACGGCATTGCGATAATCGGAGGACGACTTCAACCGCGTGCTCCCTGCGGTACGAACGAAAAGATGGCCAATCTATCTAGCTGGATCGTGTGCCAGACACGACGGCCCGACAATCCACCGACCAGCCCATCCAAGGACACGAAGATATCGCAGCTCAAGTTGACAACCGACACGCAGATGCCTCACGACACGACGATCGCTTCGGATGGTTTTATGTGA